A single region of the Stegostoma tigrinum isolate sSteTig4 chromosome 8, sSteTig4.hap1, whole genome shotgun sequence genome encodes:
- the LOC125456337 gene encoding regulator of G-protein signaling 8-like, translating into MTIINQINSNGPDQCKMRNISKLCLSLSNLLWFIKFYLSKQILPPRNPPPSHPTPPTQELLHIYQYDLRGTRNNQRSANRTASEAVPPRRVNHSEMPEFVLPQNTSSNLKEVYCNCSSTGTEETEKKKAKNLTKDLKSRLFSVLLNSNSEHPSINFLPRMSAKLNLSIGLTHEEAMQWSKSLDVLLADPCGLAAFRDFLKSEFSEENIDFWLVCEDYKKTKSSSKLGAKAQHIYSEFIRSDAPKQVNIDGNTRDLVSKSILLPTPACFEAAQRIIFSLMEKDSYPRFLKSDAYLNLINKAEGNKSHS; encoded by the exons ATGAcaataattaatcaaatcaaCTCAAATGGTCCTGATCAGTGCAAGATGAGAAACATCAGTAAATTGTGTCTTTCTCTCAGCAACCTCCTGTGGTTTATCAAG TTCTATTTGAGCAAACAGATACTTCCCCCCCGAAACCCTCCACCATCTCACCCCACCCCTCCAACACAGGAGCTCTTACATATATATCAGTACGATCTAAGAGGAACAAGAAATAATCAAAGAAGCGCAAACAGAACAGCAAGTGAAGCAGTGCCTCCAAGGCGAGTCAACCACTCGGAGATGCCTGAATTCGTGCTCCCTCAGAATACGTCAAGCAATTTGAAAGAAGTCTACTGCAACTGTAGCTCTACTGGAACtgaagagacagagaaaaagaaagcaaagaattT AACCAAGGACTTGAAGAGTCGGCTGTTTTCTGTATTACTGAACTCCAATTCTGAACATCCGTCCATAAACTTTCTACCCAGGATGTCAGCAAAATTAAATCTGTCCATTGG ACTGACTCATGAAGAAGCTATGCAATGGTCCAAGTCTTTGGACGTGCTCCTGGCTGATCCAT gtggtcttgCTGCATTCAGGGATTTCCTTAAGTCAGAGTTCAGTGAGGAAAACATTGACTTTTGGTTGGTCTGCGAGGATTACAAAAAAACCAAGTCTTCTTCAAAACTGGGTGCCAAGGCTCAACATATTTACTCAGAATTCATACGGAGTGATGCCCCAAAGCAA GTCAACATTGATGGTAATACACGAGATTTGGTCAGCAAAAGCATTCTACTGCCGACCCCTGCTTGCtttgaggcagcccagagaattATCTTCAGTCTGATGGAGAAAGACTCTTATCCCAGATTCCTAAAGTCAGATGCCTATTTAAACTTGATAAACAAGGCAGAGGGCAACAAGAGCCACAGCTAA